CTTTATTTAAAGGAGATTACGAAAGTTATATGTCTCAAAAGGATAATATAAAAATAAAAGATGAATCTGCTGGTTTAAATTATGAAGAACAGAAAAAAAATAGAAATAAAATTTCTAATTTAGAAAAAAAATATAAAAGATTAGAAGAGGAAATAGATAAGCTAGAAAGTGAAAAAATAGAATTAGAAAAAAAATATGAAATGGCAGGAAAAACTAATAATTTAGATGAGTTAATGAAAATTCAAGAACAGTTAGATAGCAAGGATGAAGAGATTTTAGAGGCTATGGAAAGCTGGGATGAAACTGCACTTGAATTAGAAGAATTGAAAAAATAGTTGTAAAAAAATAAAAATGTGATAAAATTATCTTTGACTTTTTGCAATAAAGCGATTATAATACTAAAGTTAAATATTATTTAAAAATAATAAATAAAAAAATTCAGAGGAAGGAGGGTAAAATGCCTACTTTAAGTCAATTAGTAAAAAAAGGAAGACAAACTCTAGAAGAGAGTAAAAAATCACCAGCATTACAAGGAAACCCACAAAGAAGAGGAGTGTGTGTAAGAGTTTATACTACTACACCTAAGAAACCAAACTCAGCTTTAAGAAAGGTTGCCAGAGTAAAATTAACTAACGGAATCGAAGTTACTTCTTACATCCCAGGAGAAGGACATAACTTACAAGAACACTCGATCGTTCTAGTAAGAGGAGGAAGAACAAAAGATTTACCAGGAGTTAGATATAAAGTTATCAGAGGAGCTCTAGATACAGCAGGAGTTGCTAAGAGAAAACAATCAAGATCTAAATACGGAGCTAAGAAAGCGTAATAATTATTAAGGAGGTGGACAGTAAATGTCAAGAAGAAGAGCAGCAGTAAAAAGAGATGTATTACCTGATTCAAGATATTCTGATAAGGTTGTAACTAAAGTTATCAACTCATTCATGTTAGACGGAAAAAAATCAATCATTGAAGGAATTTTCTATTCTGCAATGGATTTAATAAAAGAGAAAACTGGTCAAGAGGGGTACGATGTATTTAAGCAAGCATTAGAGAACATCAAACCACAAATCGAAGTTAGATCAAGAAGAATCGGAGGAGCTACTTATCAAGTTCCAGTAGAAGTAAGACCTGAGAGACAACAAACTCTTGCTATCAGATGGTTAACTACTTATACTAGATTAAGAAAAGAGTACGGAATGATCGAAAAGTTAGCAGCAGAGTTAATTGCAGCAGCAAACAACGAAGGAGCTACTATTAAGAAGAAAGAAGATACTTACAAGATGGCAGAAGCTAACAGAGCTTTCGCACACTACAAGTTCTAATTTTAATTTAAAATTCAGGAGGATAACAAAATGGCTAGAAGCGTTTCTTTAGAAATGACTAGAAACATTGGTATCATGGCTCACATCGATGCAGGAAAGACTACTACAACAGAAAGAATATTATTCTACACTGGAGTAGCTCATAAAATTGGAGAGGTTCACGAAGGTGCCGCTACAATGGACTGGATGGAGCAAGAGCAAGAGAGAGGTATAACAATTACTTCTGCTGCTACAACATGTTTCTGGAAAAATCACAGAATAAATATAATAGACACACCAGGACACGTGGACTTTACAGTTGAGGTTGAAAGATCTCTAAGAGTACTTGACGGTGCAGTTGCTGTATTCTCAGCAGTTGACGGAGTACAACCACAGTCTGAAACAGTTTGGAGACAAGCTGACAAATACGGTGTACCAAGAATAGCATTCTTTAATAAAATGGACAGAATCGGAGCTAACTTCGAGATGTGCGTAAACGATATTAGAGAAAAATTAGGATCTAATCCTGTACCTATTCAATTACCAATCGGTGCTGAGGATGACTTCGAAGGAGTTATCGATTTATTAGCAATGAAAGAAATCGTTTGGCCAAAAGATTCTGATAACGGACAAAACTTCGAGTTAAGAGATATCAGAGCTGAATTAGCAGATGCTGCTGAAGAAGCAAGAAACTTCATGATCGAATCAGTAGTAGAAACTTCTGATGAGTTAATGGAAAAGTTCTTCGGAGGAGAAGAGATTTCTGAAGATGAAATCAACACTGCTTTAAGAGCTGCAACTTTAGCTAACACAATAGTACCAGTTACTTGTGGAACAGCTTTCAAAAACAAAGGAGTTCAATCATTACTTGATGCTATCATCACTTACATGCCAGCTCCTACAGATAAAGGAATAATCAAAGGAACAGATGTTAAGAACGACGAGTTAGAAATAACTAGAGAAATTGCTGACGAATCTCCATTCGCGGCTTTAGCATTCAAAGTTATGACAGATCCATTCGTTGGAAGATTAACATTCTTCAGAGTTTACTCAGGAGTACTTACAAAAGGTTCTTATGTATTAAACTCTACAAAAGGTAAGAAAGAAAGAATGGGAAGAATTCTTCAAATGCACGCAAACAAGAGAGAGGAAATCGAAATTGTTTACTGTGGAGATATAGCTGCAGCAGTTGGATTAAAAGATACAACTACTGGAGATACTCTATGTGCTGAAGATGCACCAATCGTTCTAGAGAAAATGGAATTCCCTGAGCCAGTAATCTCGGTTGCAGTTGAGCCAAAAACTAAAGCTGACCAAGAGAAAATGGGTCTAGCTTTATCTAAGCTTGCTGAAGAGGATCCTACATTCAGAGTTAAAACTGATGAGGAAACTGGACAAGTAATCATCTCAGGAATGGGAGAATTACACTTAGAAATCATCGTTGATAGAATGAGAAGAGAATTCAAAGTTGAATCAACAGTTGGTAAACCACAAGTTGCTTACAGAGAGACTATAACTACTGCACAAGATCAAGAAGTTAAGTACGCTAAGCAATCTGGAGGAAAAGGACAATTCGGACACGTTAAGATCACTCTTGAGCCAAACCCTGGAAAAGAGTTCGAGTTCGTAAACAAAATAACAGGAGGAGCTATTCCTAGAGAATATATCCCTGCTGTTGAAAAAGGATGTAGAGAAGCTCTTGAGGCTGGAGTTGTAGCTGGATACCCTATGGTAGACTTAAAAGTTACATTATATGATGGATCATACCATGAGGTTGACTCGTCAGAAATGGCCTTCAAAATAGCTGGATCTATGGCTCTTAAACAAGCTGCTGTAAAAGCAAAACCAATCATCCTTGAGCCAATCTTCAAAGTAGAAGTAACTACTCCTGAAGAGTACATGGGAGACATCATAGGAGATGTTAACTCAAGAAGAGGTATGATCGGAGGAATGACTGATAGAAACGGAGCGAAGATAATCAACGCTAAAGTACCTTTATCAGAAATGTTCGGATATGCAACTGACTTAAGATCTAAATCTCAAGGAAGAGCAACTTACTCTATGGAATTTGAAGAGTACGCACAAGTTCCTGCATCAGTTCAAAAAGCTATTCAAGAACAAAGAGGAAAGTAATAATTACTTTTTCTAAGTTTTGAAGCTGTACAAAGTTTAATAATGTTGTGATTCTAT
Above is a window of Cetobacterium sp. ZOR0034 DNA encoding:
- the rpsL gene encoding 30S ribosomal protein S12, yielding MPTLSQLVKKGRQTLEESKKSPALQGNPQRRGVCVRVYTTTPKKPNSALRKVARVKLTNGIEVTSYIPGEGHNLQEHSIVLVRGGRTKDLPGVRYKVIRGALDTAGVAKRKQSRSKYGAKKA
- the rpsG gene encoding 30S ribosomal protein S7: MSRRRAAVKRDVLPDSRYSDKVVTKVINSFMLDGKKSIIEGIFYSAMDLIKEKTGQEGYDVFKQALENIKPQIEVRSRRIGGATYQVPVEVRPERQQTLAIRWLTTYTRLRKEYGMIEKLAAELIAAANNEGATIKKKEDTYKMAEANRAFAHYKF
- the fusA gene encoding elongation factor G; protein product: MARSVSLEMTRNIGIMAHIDAGKTTTTERILFYTGVAHKIGEVHEGAATMDWMEQEQERGITITSAATTCFWKNHRINIIDTPGHVDFTVEVERSLRVLDGAVAVFSAVDGVQPQSETVWRQADKYGVPRIAFFNKMDRIGANFEMCVNDIREKLGSNPVPIQLPIGAEDDFEGVIDLLAMKEIVWPKDSDNGQNFELRDIRAELADAAEEARNFMIESVVETSDELMEKFFGGEEISEDEINTALRAATLANTIVPVTCGTAFKNKGVQSLLDAIITYMPAPTDKGIIKGTDVKNDELEITREIADESPFAALAFKVMTDPFVGRLTFFRVYSGVLTKGSYVLNSTKGKKERMGRILQMHANKREEIEIVYCGDIAAAVGLKDTTTGDTLCAEDAPIVLEKMEFPEPVISVAVEPKTKADQEKMGLALSKLAEEDPTFRVKTDEETGQVIISGMGELHLEIIVDRMRREFKVESTVGKPQVAYRETITTAQDQEVKYAKQSGGKGQFGHVKITLEPNPGKEFEFVNKITGGAIPREYIPAVEKGCREALEAGVVAGYPMVDLKVTLYDGSYHEVDSSEMAFKIAGSMALKQAAVKAKPIILEPIFKVEVTTPEEYMGDIIGDVNSRRGMIGGMTDRNGAKIINAKVPLSEMFGYATDLRSKSQGRATYSMEFEEYAQVPASVQKAIQEQRGK